The Callospermophilus lateralis isolate mCalLat2 chromosome X, mCalLat2.hap1, whole genome shotgun sequence genome contains the following window.
ATCCTGGCTACCATTTAGAAAATGGACTCTAGAGAAATAGCAATGGAATTGGGATGATTAAGCTTTGGAAATCATGGTATTATGCAGCTTTGGAGTATATTTTGGATGCAGAGCAAATGGATGTTGTGGATGGATTGCATATAAAGTAAGAAATAGAGGAGTCAATGATAATTCTAAAGCTGGGCATTTCCCTTTGTATAATCCAGTGAATGAAGAAGTTACTTACTGAGATAGGTGAGGACTGAGAGAGACAGGTTTTAGAAGTACAGGAACTCAGTTCAGGATATGTTGAGTTTGGGGTGCTTTTAGACATTTGTATATAGATGGAAAGTAGATAGTTGGATATATGTCTGGAATTTTTGAGAGAGGTCTAAATTAGATAGAAATTTGGGGATCATCAAGATATAGATGGTGTTTAAAGCCATAAGAATAGATGAGATAActaaggaatataaatattgtgaGTAGTAAAGGAACAAGTCCAAAGACTGATATTTGGAGCATTTCAGTGTTGAAATACAAGAGATAAGAATAAATTAGCAAAAAGCAAAAACAGAGAAAGCTAAGAGAGTATAATCAAGTATAACCAGTAAggcaggagaaaacccaggagagTATAGTGTCTTGTAAGCTAGGTCAAGAAGATATTTCAAAGAAGGATTGATCAACTCTGTCTAAAAATTCTGATAGGTAAGGTAATCCGATATCCTTAGATaggatattatacatacatggagtatagttTATTTAGTTAGGATCCTgttcttctgattgtacatgatgtggaatgtcACAGGTTTTGTGTTtagatatgaacataggaaagttatatctgattcattctgtctttactattcccattcccctacccccttcatttccctttgtataatccagtgaacttctctttttccctctccttcccttattatgtgttagcatccacataccagagaaaacattcagcctttggattttttgagattggcttatttcacttagcatgatagtctccagctccattcatttaccagcaaatgccataatttcattttttaaattttatttttaattgatttttaaaaaataaatgacagtggaatgcattataattcttattacacatatacagcacaatttttcgtatctctggttgtatataaagtatgttgacaccaattcatttcttcatacatgtactttggataatgatgtccattacattctaccatccttgttaatcccctgccccctctctttccctcccacccctcttccctatatagaatacatctattcctcccatgctccccctccctaccccactatgagttagcctccttgtatcagagaaaacattcggcatttgttttttggggattggctaacttcacttagcattatcttctccaatgctatccatttacctgcaaatgccatcattttattttcttttattgctgagtaaaattccattgtgtatatttatgccacatttttttatccattcatccactgaagggcatctaggctggctccacagtttagccattgtgaattgtgctgctataaacattgatgtggctgtgtccttgtagtatgctgattttaagtcctttgggtatagaccgaggagagggacatctgggtcaaatggtggttccattcccagatttccaaggaatctccatactgctttccatattggctgtaccaatttgcagtaccaccagcaatgcatgagtgtaccttttctcccacatccttgccaacacttattgttgtttgtcttcataatagctgccattctgactggagtgagatgatatcttcgagtagttttgatttgcatttctctcattgctagagatgatgaacattttttcatatatttgtcgattgattgtatatcctcttctgagaagtgtctgttcgggtctttggcccatttgttgattgggttattattttttttttggtgtttagctttttgagttctttatataccctagagattagtgctctatctgatgtgtgaggggtaaaaatttgctcccaggattaggttctctgttcacctcacagattgtttcttttgctgagaagaaacttttttagtttcattacatctcatttattgattattggttttaattatgtgctataggagtcttattaaggaagttggggcctaatcccacatgaagattagggcctactttttcttctgttatacgcagggtctctggttaattcctaggtccttgatccactttgagttgagttttgtgcatggtgagagagaggggtttaatttcatattgtgacatatggatttccagttttcttctttaaggctgagtaatattccattgtgtgtatatataccatattttctttgtcaGTTCATCTGTTCCaccgtttagctattgtgaattgagctgctataaacattgatgtggctgtatcactgtagtatgctgattttaaaggctttatgtataaaccaaggagtgggataactggatcaaatggtggttccattccaggatttctgaggtatctccatactgctttccatagtggttgtcccAGTTCATAGTTCCATCTGCAGTGTATGAGTGAacttttttcctcacatccttatcaacatttattgttatttgtattcttggtaattACCGTTCTGACTGAAGTAAGAtagaatctcagtatagttttaatttgcatttctgaaatgcaaattagaaaagaccaatcataaaatttatttggaaaagtagatattgaacttttttcatatatttttggccTCCTTAAAATTCTTGGTCAGATAATGCTAATATCATTTCCATTCACATCCCATTGAGTGCATACaatcaccatttattgaaaatccTGTCCTTTTACTACATGTGATGCAGAAACAACAGTACATCCACATACAAAAGGATAAAgttgtcacaaaaaaaaaaaaatagtaccgGGAAACATCATCAACTTGCTTAAGGACATTAAAAAATCCTACAACTAAAATCTTTCCCATTAAGTGTTGCTGGCTGGATGCAGGCTATGATGAGGTTCTGTTATGAAAAGTTAGGAAGTGATGGATTTGGTAATAAATAACACCAacaaaccaggcatggtggcacatgtctgtaatcccagttgcttgggagcctaaggcaggagaattgcaagttcaaggccagactcagcaacttagtgaggccctacacaacttaagggaccctgcctcaaaataaaaagtaaaaaggggtggggatgtatctcagtgttaaaagtgcccctgggttaaaaacCCAGTCCCAAGGCAAAAAAAAGTAATGTTgatttcttattattattttcaaaatttgaaaGTAATTTGACATTCCACTAATTTCAAATCTTTTCTAGCATTGTGGAAATCCAGAGTTCTTCTCCCTGCAAAGCTCCTCTGCCCAGCTCCTATAGTtctaaaaatcctcaacaaatatTTCTGATGTATGGAATTTTACTGGTTTTCCCATGATTTTTCCAATTGCTGATGCCATTGTAAGCATTATTGCCAGAGATTTAAGCCCCTCCAAGTGTTTCATCTTGTGTTCCCCACCAACACTTATACACAGACTGATATTATCAGAGCTGAGCGGTAGTCATAACTTTAAAGTCATTTTGCGGGAGGACAATGTCCTCTCTTTAAGTTACTCTTTATTATTGGGATGTGCACACTGGAGTGTTACAGAGTTTATTTGGAAACAGTTCTTTCTGGGATTACTTATAAATCAGCCTTTACTATGACAGATTTGCACAACAGGCTTGTGTTGGAAATGGCAAAAATAGGATTCCTAATTCCAGTGCTGTCATTACAATAGCTATACTTCCATAATGAATATGCACTGTTCATGGGCTAAGGTCATTATGCCAAACTCTTTTCCTCAGGATGAATTCTCTTGACATACATCTCTTGATAGAATATGAACATATTTTACATTAAGGCCTCTCCACCAGTTATGAAAGTGTAACCTGTCTCAAGTAGTAGATACAGGCTAAGATATTTCCCAGAGCATTTCCAGCCTGCACTAAAAGTAGATATGGATGAGGACCCTTTTCACCAGTTAGTTCGCAAGACCCACTCCAGCTCAGGTGGTCCTGACTACAGAGGATGTTAATTCTTATGTACAGTGTGTtagctttccattactataataaaataaatgagaaattcaacttacaaagagaatagatttattttgttttgcaatTTTGGAGGTTTCAGGCCATGATCAATTGGCCCCATTACTTTTGGGCCTGTAATAAGGCAGCACATCTTGATGAGGAATGTATGGCAAAgtaaaactgctcacctcatagcCACATAGCAAAAATAAGGAAGGGGAAGAAAGACATGGATCTTTGGGACACATTCAAGGTATAAACTAAAACATACAGCTCCTGAAATTCAGGTGGATGAGAAGAGATACATTCCAAAAATATACAGGGTTTGGCTCAAACTAGGCTAGAAGAGAGATCCCAGAAGGAAAATTTGTCAGAGGCACAATGACAGTCAGTAGAGAGGCCAGTTAAGCCAAATGAACCAAAACAGGTCTATGAGCATGGTGATTGAAAGAGACAAAATGTCATTCATATGAACTGTACAGACAAGGGATATGCTAGCAAGCAAATTCATGAGTAGACATGGGAGGAGGAGTGACAGTAGGGGGAGAATATTGGATAAAGTATGGTAAGTGACCACAGCTGCCTCTGAATCCCAGGATTAATGCTTGTGGGTTGTTTGTGGAATTTAGAGTTCAGGGGCAAGTCAGTGTTACACAGATGCTAGGGGAGGCACTAGGGAGTAGAATGATAGCAATTGCAATCTGTTGGATGATAGTCCACTTTTGGAAGAAGTAAATAGTGCTTAGTTATCAGGATATAGGTAAGCATATTTAATCTTTTATTTGCCCTCTCAGATCTAATAATCTGATCAATGCAAATAAAGTACTAAAACACATAAAATGTTTAAATGGGGGCTTTTCTCAGTTCAATAAATATTAACCAAAGACCAAGTTTTCTAAAGGAAGTGACAGCAAATTatccaacagatatttcagagttTCATACAGGTAAACCTGTCAGCTTTTGTAGAACTGCTCCTCTCTCAGTAAACACTTTGGTATACAGATACTAGTACCTCCAAAATTATGACAGAAGTATAATGTGGGTATAATTGTAGACAAACTTATGAAACAGAATGAAGGGAATTGGATGTCATAGTGGTGAGAGCTgagacaaaaaataaatactCCCAGCACTGAAGGAAAGTAAAGACAGATAAAGGGAGTGGACTGCTTTAAGATTGTAAGTATTTTTGTTTCCTACcactgctataacaaattactaCAAACTGGGTACCTTAAAATGACACAAATTTATTATCATTTGGTCATAGATGTCGTAAATCCAAATAAGATCTCATTACACTAAAACCAAGCTGTAGTAAGAGCTGATTTCCATGTGCAGTTTCTAGGGGAGAATCTATTTGTCTTTTCCAGCTTCAGGAGAGAGCCTGCATTCCTAGGCTCCTGGCTGCCTTCCATCTTGCAAGCCAACAGTGTCCTCTCTAGTCTTTCTCATGCTGCTTGCCTTGGACACTGACTCTTCTGCCTCCCCCTGCCCCATGTAAAAATCATTGGACTACTTTTGCCAGGATAATCCAGCATATTTTATAAATTCAACCTATTAGCCATCTTAATTCCATCTGGTAACATAATATGTTTACATGTTCTGTAGAATAAGGTGTAGGCATCTTTCCAGAGCCATTATTCTGTCAAACACAAAGAGGAGGCATTTCAATCAGTTTTAACTTGGACAGCCATAACAGCACCACATATATGCTTAACCCCCTTGCTCTGTCCAATAGTGCAAGAAGGGAAAAGAGAGGCTCAGGAATAGAGGAAGCATGTGGGAGTAAAAGGAGAGGATTCAGAAACAGCCGGGTTTATCATGAGGAAGTGATAGTGCAGTGGGTCCTTCCCCTGAGAATGACTGCTCAATCTAGGTAGGTGGTTATGGGTAAGATCCAAGCTAGTTGGAATCACCACATTTCTACAGTGCCAAATATCATAAAGGTTTGGACATGTCTGGCAAGCGAAGACATCAAACAGAACAGTGTGCAGGGATCCAGGTCAGGTTCTACCTGGTGCCTGACACTTTGCAGTGGGACACCAGGGGGAGGAGTGTATGGCCCCCTGGGGGTCCTGGCAGAGCAAGGACCTGCCTTGGACAGCTGTGGGGATAACCCAAGCGAGGTCCAAATGAATTCCCATTTGGAGTGAAATACTACTAGTGTGGCATAAAGAATGTTGACATAGAGCAGCAATAGGTGTCTTAGGGCAAAGGGTGTAGGTCAACATTCCTTTGAAAGGGACGCAGTGGTAAGGTCTTTAAAGGGAGCCCCCACCTCAGTTCCATAAGCAACAGGAATGCCTTCCTCCCTTTCATGGCTCCAAGAAGCTGTGAAGGAAAAACATGGAGGAAGAGCCATCCTAGAGGCCCCTAGTCATTCTGTAGTGAAGTCACCTGTccgtcccccccccccaaacccgCAGTCTGCAGTTGTGACACCCCCTCCCATTAGTGTCTAGGAAGGAGGGGGAGTGGAAGGAGGGGGGCAGGCACTGCGCAGTCTGGGGTGCAGGCACACCAAAGAGAGTTTTGGTATCCATCCGCTGCTCCCGCCCGCGCAGCGCTTCCCGACCTCCAGATACCGCTTCCCGCAGCCCCCAGCCGCCCGCCCTCTCGCCAGTCCCACCAGGAGTAGGTGCGCGGGAGACTGGGTGGTGGTCTGCACGCTAGGGTGCGCGGGGTCTTACAGAGGCTGCTGGTGCTAAGCCGCCCCTCAGACCCGGGCTCGCGCTGGCCCCGCCCACCTCTGGGTCGGAACTACGGTGGGCCTGGGAGGGGGCGTCGAGCCCTTTCGCGCCATATCCCTCCGCCCCCCTTCCCGACACCCTCGAGGCGAGCGGTTCTTGCCGCATCCTGCGCAGCCCCTGCCCAGTTTGGTGCAGAGGCGTGGGGGCGGGACGCCACTTAGCAATTCTGCTAGCACAGAATGCGGTGGGAGTCCCagtgaggagctgccagaggacaGGACAGAGGAGGAGAGGACGGGAGAGGAGGGGGATCCCGATGTCCTGGGCTCTGAACCTGTGAAGGCAAGTAGGGCGCGCAGGGGGCGTGGGGTGGTCTTCCACTGTGGCCGGCTGACAGCTTGCCCCCCGCCTCCAGACGTTGGCATCCAGGTGAGGAGACAGCGAGCTGGCGGCAGCTGCTCCCTGAGAGGGGTGTGTGGAGCTTGGGGATCCCTGGTGAGGAAGTGGCGGTGACAGGTTGGGTCAGGGGGCAGGGTGACCAGAGAGCCTCTGGCAGAGCTTCCAGAGGCCAACTGCGCCATCTGCTTTTCTGCCTACGTTCCTGGCGCCCGCGCTGCCTTCCACAGTGTTTTTGCCCGGTGAGAGCCCTGGGGGAGGCTGTGAGGGAGAAGTGGTGGCGCTGGAGGTGAGGATGCCTcagcggcggcggcagcggcgggggtggggggtgggcagGGGGAATGGGGCTTCCTGGAGGCCACAGTGGGTTTGCCACTCCAGCCGATTCCGGAAAGGGGCCTGTTGGACCCCGCGTCCCGGGTGCTGTCCCTTCCCACAGGCTCCTGCTTGATGTCAAAATCTCCCGTGTGTGCGGTAGGTCTGGTGTGTTCTGACAGGCCAGAGTGCGCATCTGTAGAGGCGAGGCTTGAGGAAAAAGAGGAGCAGGAAAATGGCCTGGATTTCTGGAGGTGTGTGCGGATGGGGGGTGGGCACTGGGCACTGAGTGGACACCTGAATGGGAGTGGGGCGACTGTGACCAGACCTGGCCAGGCATTTAGTAGCATCTCCTCATCTCCTAACAAGTGTCCAGGCTCTTCCCctactttctccctccctctcccaaaTCGGGGTCCTGAAAAGATGGACTTTGCCTGGGTGGGAGTACTGGGGGGGGCGTGAGGGAGTCATAAGTAGCACTTACTCCATCACCTGCTTTCTAGAATGTGCGGTGCCCTTCCCCCATTTTATGCTGCGCAGGGCAAGGGGAAATGGCGCACCTAGTGGTGAGTCCTCAGAATTGGAGAAGGGAGTATTGGGAAGAGGATGACGTCAAGAGAAGGTGGTGTTACCTCTGGAGCCCTGCAACAGGGCCTAAATAAAACAAGAGTATTCTACCAGCAGGACCCTAAATGTGGAAAGATAGTTAATTTGGAGACTCCTATCCTAGGTGTCGGTCTGATCACCAAGCTCAGCTGCTgccgttttttttttcctgactctCCTAACTTTTCATCTGTTTGTTCATAGGCCTGCTTTAAGGCTGTTCAATTCTGCAAGAaaggaaaagaggaggaggaggagactggCTCAAATCTCTGGAGGTTGGTGAGAGGGTGGGGTGGGAGGCAGCTACTGAGGAAGAGCATGGTAGGTGGCTTTGGGCTTTGCTCCAAGTGGGTGCAAGACCGTGTTTACTTCTCTCTGCTAGACTTGCACACTGCCATAGCATCCTTTGTTTCTTCTGGCCAGAGATATTAGGAATGTTGAGGTAGGTGTAGATTGGGCCCTGATGGATGATCCAAGAGCTGGGACCAGGAGTCAGGGAACTTTAGACAGATAGGACCCTTAAACTGAAAGAGAGCTGTTTGTTTTGGGCCAGGGTGTATCATATCTGTTGAGCACTCAGACTCCATTCTCTCCTGTATGTTTGTCTGTAGGACCCCCTGCAGTTGGCTGTGGGGCATAACACCACTTGAGCAAAGAAAGGAGAGGGAAATTGCACCACATCAGTGAAGGTTGGTATGGGCGTGGGTTCACTTTTGGGTGGGGTAGTGGAGACCAACCACTACTGGTGGGGTCCAGGAGTGATTAGGATCTGGTGAGAGGCTTTTCTGCCTCTCTATGGATAACACACTTTCCATCTCACCCATACTTATTTTGCAGCAGGCAAGAGAAACATATTTTCTTATACCTGAGCTGTCCCATTTATCATTCAATACTAGTCTCTCTGTgtaagtctctgcatgaggtgacACAGTTGGATGAGACTCAATCCCCCATTTCGTTCTCTCTCCCTAGATCCACCTCCAGTGGCAGCTCTGGTGGTGCTGGAGTTGCTGCTGACCACCACCCTCAACAGGTCCGCACCCACCCAGGAATCATCCATCCTCCCCCAGCTTGGTTGTGCCTCTTCTCCACTGTATCTATATTATTGACTAAGACTTTGCTTGGGTCAGAACCTGTTTGACTGCTAGATTGGCAGTTTACTTTAATTTTTGTTCCAGTGTTATAGCCTAAATTGCTGAAAGATCTTAGTGTGAAGATACCATTCTTTGACAGATCTGTGCCTAAGGCTGAGACTTGGATAGTATATAACTGTACTTTGTCTAACTTTTACCATGACTGGGGCAGAGATTGAGCCTGGTACCCAGGCTATGCCTGAAAAGAAGTCTGGGGAAGATGTTTTAGGCATGGCTGAGATAGAGAATGAAGTTCCTTTGGTGGTCCGACCCAAGGTTAGGATACCTGCCCAGATGATGACTGGAGCAAGGCCAAAAACAAAGACCAAGCTCATGCCTGGAGCAAGGTCCAAAATGGAATCCAGTATAGCAGTTGGGCTACATACTAAGGGTAAAACTAAGGTAAACCTTGGGTCAAGATTCAAAGATGATGTTAAAGCCTGGATCCAGAAACCATTTGGGGCTGAGCCCATGTCAAAGACAGATGGAATGTCCCAAAACAATGCCAAAGACTCCCCATTTGTCAGTACTGATTCTGGGTTGGTTACTAAAACTAAGTGCCTGTCTGTGGGTAGAGAACTGGATTATATGGACATTGACAACTTTCCTAGAAAGAAGACTCATTCTCAAGTGGGATTCCAGTCTTCATTTGGGTTAGAAGAGGTAACCAATATTGGGTCCTGGTGCTCTCCAGGTCCTATATCCAAACAAGAGGCCTCTCAGAATTCCAATTTTAAATGGGTAGACAGATCTATGAATTCCTGGTTCTGCAGTGGAGATGAAGTCAATACCAAATTTCATCCTAGGAACAGGATGAAAGCCAGTACCAGGTCCAGGCACATGGCCAAACAAGAGGTAGATATCATGTCTAGGCGCAAAAACAAGCAGGAGTTTTATATTGTGTCTAGTTCTGGTTCTGAGGATGAGTCTGTTAAGACCTCCTGGTTCTGGGACAAAGAAAAGACTAATTCTTGGTACAGGTACAGGTCCAGGGAGGAGACCAATGCCAGGTCCTGGTTCAGGTCTAAGAAAGAATTCTATGTTGAATCCAGTTCTGGGTCTGATTGTGAAAATAATATGAAGACCTTGTTCTGGGCTGGAGAAGAGGCCAAATCCAGGTCCAAACACAGAGCTAGGAATGAGGCCAGTAAGAGGGTCAGGCACAATGCTAGGCGAGAACCTAGCATCAACATCATGTCTGCATCTTTAGATGTAATAAAAAAAGAGTCTTGGTTCTGGAATGAAGAAAAGGATAATTCATTTTTAAGGTCCAAAACCAAGAAAGAGTCCAGGGCCAGAGCACTGGCAAAGGGAGAAGCCAAAACCAAGGCCAGAGCCAGGGCCAAGCGAGAAGCCATGTCAGAGGAGGAGGTCTTCATTGGAACCTGGTTTTGGGATACAGATGAGCCCAGTATGATGGATGGGGCCAGTGTCAAATCCAGTCCACAAGTGGAGGATGAGTCTATTTTTGGGACTTGGTTCTGGACTAATGAAGACACTAATGTGGAGACTGAGGCCAGCTGTAAATCCAGACCTAGGGTTGAGGAGGAGCTTGCTGGTAATTCCTATTTTGAGGCTGGGGAAAAAAAGACCAGTATGGAAATTGAGGCAGAGGCCATCTCTGAATCTGTACTAGCAGCTAATGATGAAGAGGCCATTGTTGGTTCCTGGTTTTGGGCTAGTGAAGAAGCTAAACTGGAACCTGAGGAAGAGACAATTTTTGGGCCTTGGTTCTGGGGTATTGATGAGCCCAGGGTGGAATCTGGTGTTGGCATGAGCTCTGAGTCCAGGCCAACATCTGGGGAAGAAGTCATTGATCCCTGGTTCTGGGCTGGAGAAGTCAACATAGAAGCTGGGGTTGGAGAAGAGACCAGGTCAGAATCAGAAGAAGAGGCAGTATTTGTGTCCTGGTTTTGGTCTGAAAACCAGACCCATATGGATTCTGGGGCTGAAGCTAGTTGTGATATTATGCCAGCGACTAAAGAGGAGGAAGACGAGGATGAGCCTATATTTGGTTCCTGGTTCTGGGCTGGAATAGATGCTTGTGTGGAGGCTGAAGTCAACAGCAAGTCTATGCTGGAGGATGAGGATGAAGCCGTTATATCATCTTGGTTTGGGGCCAGAGAAGAGGCCAGTGTGAAGTATGGGGctggtggcagatacaaatttatgGCAGAAGCAGAGGATACTGATAATAAGTCTTGCTTCTGGGCAGAAGAAGAACCCTGTGTGTATCCTTCCAACAGAGGAAGTTGGAAGTCTAGACCTGAGGAGGAGCAGGACACTGTTGATTCATGGTTCTGGTCTAGAAAATATTCAAGACCAGAAGCCGGTATAGGGTCCTGGTTGTGGGCTGCAGGAGAGGGCAGTATAGATCATGAGACTGGAGAAGAGTCCAAGTTACTTACTGAAGAGGAGACCACGATCAAGTCCTGGTTCTGGAAAGAAGAAGAAGCCATTATAGATGCTACCGACAGAAAGGAGTTCAGTTCAGTAGCTGAGGAGGAAGATATTATTGGTTCTTGGTTCTGGGCTGGGGAAGAGGATAGGCTTGAGGCACCAGCTGAGGCACGAGAAGAGAACAGGCTAGCACTTGAGGATGAACCTATGGTTGGGTCCTGGTTTTGGGCCAAGGAAGAGGCCATTAGAGAAGCTGAACTTTGTGGCAAATAC
Protein-coding sequences here:
- the Gprasp1 gene encoding G-protein coupled receptor-associated sorting protein 1, with translation MTGAEIEPGTQAMPEKKSGEDVLGMAEIENEVPLVVRPKVRIPAQMMTGARPKTKTKLMPGARSKMESSIAVGLHTKGKTKVNLGSRFKDDVKAWIQKPFGAEPMSKTDGMSQNNAKDSPFVSTDSGLVTKTKCLSVGRELDYMDIDNFPRKKTHSQVGFQSSFGLEEVTNIGSWCSPGPISKQEASQNSNFKWVDRSMNSWFCSGDEVNTKFHPRNRMKASTRSRHMAKQEVDIMSRRKNKQEFYIVSSSGSEDESVKTSWFWDKEKTNSWYRYRSREETNARSWFRSKKEFYVESSSGSDCENNMKTLFWAGEEAKSRSKHRARNEASKRVRHNARREPSINIMSASLDVIKKESWFWNEEKDNSFLRSKTKKESRARALAKGEAKTKARARAKREAMSEEEVFIGTWFWDTDEPSMMDGASVKSSPQVEDESIFGTWFWTNEDTNVETEASCKSRPRVEEELAGNSYFEAGEKKTSMEIEAEAISESVLAANDEEAIVGSWFWASEEAKLEPEEETIFGPWFWGIDEPRVESGVGMSSESRPTSGEEVIDPWFWAGEVNIEAGVGEETRSESEEEAVFVSWFWSENQTHMDSGAEASCDIMPATKEEEDEDEPIFGSWFWAGIDACVEAEVNSKSMLEDEDEAVISSWFGAREEASVKYGAGGRYKFMAEAEDTDNKSCFWAEEEPCVYPSNRGSWKSRPEEEQDTVDSWFWSRKYSRPEAGIGSWLWAAGEGSIDHETGEESKLLTEEETTIKSWFWKEEEAIIDATDRKEFSSVAEEEDIIGSWFWAGEEDRLEAPAEAREENRLALEDEPMVGSWFWAKEEAIREAELCGKYSSNTNEEEVIVGSWFWEETAVETGDILLQESKPEEEISVRSCFWTEEAIVETGSQAVEEMSSKTEEETIFGSWFWAGKEFNRESGICYVPKPEDDEEMIVESWFWAGDKAIKETGTVTSCEFMPENEEGALFGSCPESKEEVNNSTGDETNYESGTLADEDEDIVGSWFWAGDEAQFESNPTPVFRAICKPRYSIEQEPDPSRRPQTWEEVTVQFKPGPWSRIGFSSLSPSRFPKEAASLFFEMFGGKPKHVELSPEGEEQESLHQPEPEFPFQYDPSYRSVREIREHLRARESAEPENWSCSCIQCELRIGSEEFEELLLLMDKIRDPFIHEISKIAMGMRSASQFTRDFIRDSGIVSLIETLLNYPSSRVRTRFLENMIHMAPPYPNLNMIQTYVCQVCEETLSYGIDSLEQLSGLRMIEHLTITTDYHELVANYMPGFLCLLATGNTATRFHILKILLNLSENLVMTKDLLSAGTMSEFMGIFNREETNDNIQIVLEMFENISNNIKKDAVFADDDINLDPLISAFHEAEKFAKELERKINHQNDAEADQEKSYE